One Thiocapsa bogorovii DNA segment encodes these proteins:
- a CDS encoding respiratory nitrate reductase subunit gamma, translating into MSFLTMVYAYLFYFAASVLLAGVAFKVVQYARTPAPLKIPTTPAPTTRSGVVFRMTREVVLFESLFRGNKWTWIFGWIFHFGLFLVTLRHLRYFIEPVWLPIELVQPFGIYGGMAMVVGLAGLWARRFFVDRVRYISSPSDHLILALLIAIGCTGLLMKFVFHTDVVAVKSFFIGLYSFDPQPLPGDPLLLLHLFLVAALMIIFPYSKLLHAPGLFFSPSRNQVDNPREHRHVAPWAKRLEQE; encoded by the coding sequence ATGTCGTTCCTGACCATGGTCTACGCCTATTTGTTTTACTTCGCAGCCTCGGTGTTGTTGGCCGGCGTGGCCTTCAAGGTCGTCCAGTACGCGCGCACCCCGGCTCCGCTGAAGATTCCGACGACACCGGCACCGACCACCCGTTCGGGTGTGGTGTTCCGAATGACGCGAGAAGTCGTGCTCTTCGAGAGCCTGTTTCGGGGCAACAAGTGGACCTGGATCTTCGGTTGGATCTTTCACTTCGGTCTTTTTCTCGTCACCCTGCGCCATTTGCGCTACTTCATAGAGCCGGTGTGGCTCCCGATCGAGCTGGTTCAGCCGTTTGGCATCTACGGCGGAATGGCGATGGTCGTCGGTCTCGCGGGCTTGTGGGCGCGACGCTTCTTCGTCGACCGCGTCCGGTACATCTCCTCGCCCTCGGATCACCTGATTTTGGCGCTACTGATCGCAATCGGTTGCACCGGCCTGCTCATGAAATTCGTCTTTCACACCGATGTCGTCGCGGTGAAATCGTTCTTCATCGGACTCTACAGCTTCGACCCGCAGCCGCTGCCAGGTGATCCGCTTCTGTTGCTGCACCTGTTTTTGGTCGCTGCCTTGATGATCATCTTTCCCTACAGCAAGTTGCTCCATGCGCCGGGTCTCTTCTTCAGTCCCAGCCGCAATCAGGTCGACAACCCGCGCGAGCACAGACACGTCGCGCCATGGGCGAAACGACTCGAGCAGGAATAG
- a CDS encoding TusE/DsrC/DsvC family sulfur relay protein, which translates to MSDTIEVEGKQYAVDEEGYLANLNDWVPGVATVMAAQDNIELTDEHWDIINFLREYYEEYQIAPAVRVLTKAVGKKLGKDKGNSKYLYSLFPYGPAKQACRFAGLPKPTGCV; encoded by the coding sequence ATGTCAGACACGATCGAAGTCGAGGGCAAGCAATACGCCGTGGACGAGGAAGGCTACCTCGCCAACCTGAACGACTGGGTGCCGGGTGTGGCCACCGTGATGGCAGCGCAGGACAACATCGAGTTGACCGACGAACACTGGGACATCATCAACTTTTTGCGCGAGTACTACGAGGAGTATCAGATCGCACCCGCGGTCCGTGTGCTCACGAAGGCTGTCGGCAAGAAGCTCGGCAAGGACAAGGGCAACAGCAAGTATCTCTACAGCCTGTTCCCCTACGGCCCTGCGAAGCAGGCTTGCCGTTTCGCCGGACTGCCGAAGCCGACCGGCTGCGTCTGA
- the tusB gene encoding sulfurtransferase complex subunit TusB, producing MSILHTVNKSPFERNALESCLKFATDGSALLLFEDGVYAALKGTAVEPHVSDALGRLKVYVLGPDLQARGFSAERIIEGISVVDYAGFVDLAAENGKVQAWL from the coding sequence ATGAGTATTCTGCACACCGTCAACAAGTCGCCGTTCGAGCGTAATGCGCTTGAGTCCTGTCTGAAGTTCGCCACCGACGGCTCGGCCTTGTTGCTGTTCGAAGACGGCGTTTATGCTGCCCTTAAGGGGACCGCCGTCGAGCCCCATGTGAGCGATGCGCTCGGCCGTCTGAAGGTCTATGTCCTAGGCCCGGACCTTCAGGCCCGCGGCTTCTCCGCGGAGCGCATCATCGAGGGTATCAGCGTCGTGGACTATGCCGGATTCGTGGATCTTGCCGCGGAAAACGGGAAAGTTCAGGCCTGGTTGTAG
- the tusC gene encoding sulfurtransferase complex subunit TusC: MSEVVKKFMYLNRKAPYGTIYAWEALEVVLIGAAFDQDVSVMFLDDGVYQLTKGQDTKAIGMKNFSPTFRTLGDYEVKKIYVDRASLEARGLTQEDLVEIAWEDFETEEEIENIVEVIDSARVGELMNESDAIFSF; the protein is encoded by the coding sequence ATGTCGGAAGTCGTGAAGAAATTCATGTACCTCAACCGCAAGGCGCCTTACGGGACCATCTATGCCTGGGAGGCGCTGGAGGTGGTGCTGATCGGAGCCGCCTTCGATCAAGACGTCAGCGTGATGTTCCTCGACGACGGGGTCTACCAGCTCACCAAGGGCCAAGACACCAAAGCAATCGGCATGAAGAACTTCTCGCCGACATTCCGGACCCTGGGCGACTACGAGGTCAAAAAGATTTACGTGGACCGTGCCTCGCTGGAGGCCCGCGGTCTGACCCAAGAGGATCTTGTCGAGATCGCCTGGGAGGACTTCGAGACCGAAGAAGAGATCGAGAACATCGTCGAAGTGATCGACTCGGCCCGCGTCGGCGAGCTGATGAACGAATCCGATGCGATCTTTAGCTTCTAG